tttctttaatgggGATAAAATTCAGAACCCTACACACTGGAAGGCACGAGTATTATACTGATAAATACCAAGACcctattttaaaattgttatggAAATGGCTATATactcctttttctatttttggagCTGAGGACCAAATACAGGGCCTtgtacttgctaggcaagcactctatcccTGAGCTAAATTTCCAACTCCACTGTACGCTCTCTTAAATAAATGCATACACTAATTTATTATCTCAATAGCTCTTGCACAGGTTCATTTTTAACACCAAatcaaaacttgttttttttgaACCTTTGATAAAAATGCTTTTAACAAGTATGAAAGGGAATTTAAGAGTGTTTGTAACTTTCTGTCACCTGATAAGTAAGCATTTTCACATACATCTGTTCATCTTTGGATTGGATTTAATTGCTAAATGAAAAATAGGTTTTCAAAACATTGATTTCTACCCTATTAAAGTATTAATACAATTATCataattttcagtttcttctaTGATGTCCTTCAGGTAGTGCTGCAAAGAGCATcaatggaaggaagaaatcaCTCTATGGTGTCAGAATTTCTGTTCGTGGGACTCACCAACTCCTGGAAGTTGCAAGTActtctgtttgtgtttgcttcAGTGTTTTATATGGCAAGCATGATGGGAAACTCCCTCATCATTTTCACAGTGGTTTCTGATCCTCACTTACATTCTCCCATGTACTTTTTGTTGGCCAATCTCTCCTTCATTGATTTAGGGGTTTCATGTGTCACTTGTCCCAAGATGATTTATGACCTGTTCAAAAAACGCAAAGTCATCTCCTTTAGAGGTTGCATCACTCAAATCTTCTTCATCCATGTGATTGGTGGTGTAGAGGTGGTGCTGCTTATAGGCATGGCTTATGATAGATATGTAGCCATATGTAAGCCTCTCCATTATTTGACCATTATGAATGCCAAAATGTGCATTTTCATTTTAGTGTCTGCCTGGGTGGTTGGCCTGATGCATTCCCTGGTTCAATTTGTTTATGTAGTGACTTTGCCTTTCTGTGGACCCAATATTTTGGACAGTTTTTACTGTGACCTTCCTCGGTTCATTAGACTTGCTTGCATAGACACTAACCAATTAGAATTAATGGTATCAGCCAACAGTGGATTCATCTCTGTAGGCTCCTTCTTCATACTGGCCATATCTTATATTGTTATAATAGTCACTGTTCAGAAACATTCCTCAAGTGGTTTCTCTAAGGCCATGTCTACACTTTCTGCTCACATCTCTGTTGTGGTCCTATTCTTTGGTCCCTTGATATTTGTTTATACATGGCcttctccctccacacacctggATAAGTATCTGGCCATATTTGATGCAGTTGGTACTCCTTTTCTGAACCCTGTGATCTACACGCTGAGGAATCAAGAAATGAAGACAGCAATGAAGAGAATATGCAGACAGTTACTGAAATACGGGAAGATCTCCTAAATGATTGCAGTGTGGACATTCATCATTGAACAATTTTTTTGTTGACAAAATTCAGTGAAAAATTACTTTCTTTGCTCATATATACTGATATCTGGGTAAATTTTGTCTGCTGCTAGGAGAGATTTGCAGTGTTTTCtagcaacagagaagcaattatatatttctaaaacaaagatTATAATAAGACAGAGCTCAATTCCCAAAGAGGAAACTTTATGTGAAGCAAACTTTTAGTTGTACAGAAGATACAAGATTGCTTTAAGGCTTACAAAggaaatgtaaacacacacacaagcagacacacacactcacacactctgtctcttcccttctgaACATAAATTTTCTCACATGCAGGGCTTTCAGGTAGTGCTCCATGTGTAATTTGCAAATTGACATTGATATGAGTCAATTTTTCATCTTCTGTACCTTGGATGCACTCTAGCCtctcatttgtctgtctgtttagaATCTGCAAGCATACACACTCAATTCCCAGAAATATCAGCTTTCCAGTTAACATTATGATGTTCACATATATTCAAGTTCCCTTCATATTTCCTTTCTATTTCACATGCTCTTTTTTTCTTAGTATATATCCAAGTCAGACTTCAGCAAAAATGtttatatgatattttctagatgcAAATGAAGCTATAATGTTTTTAAATCAGTTGTTACATTGTAGGTACCTATGCATCTATAGACACTCTATAGCATGCTAACTCATTAAGAGACTCTGGAACCGAAGCAGTGTTGTAGTTCTGCTTCCTTTTCAATATAGCCTTTTAATTCTTTCATGTTTTAAGCTTGTTGCCAGTATGTCACTATGATTATTGTCACCAGGCTATCCATCAACTACACCATTGAAATTGGAGGCACAGTATTAACTATCCTTGGTCTCTGTCTCATGCCCATTTTCCCTTGTGGGATTCTAGCACCTTTAACTTTGCCTCTAAATTGAGATTATAATTTTCATGGGCAGCTTTGAGTATTGACTATTAGATAAATCTAGCTCCTGTAAGTAATTCTTTATTGTAAATCATCCATACCTTTTCTTGTTCATTGATTAAAGTGTGAGTGGGCTAGATCCTACATATATGGTAGTTTAATCAGTTTTGGGTTTATAGAATGCTTTGTCTAAGCCATCTTGTACTTATACAAGGAATTGCTTGACCAGGGGACATATTTTATACCAAATGAAACATAACACAAAATTCACTAGTCTACAATGTGTCCCATGACAAGCAACTGAGTTTTCAGGTTTAGTGACATAATTTGCTAAAGGGGAGTTACAGTGTTAATTGTAGCACCTCACCCCAGGATTCTCCAACAGAACATAAGGCCCAGAATAAACTGCAGAAATATCTGTGGTACTCTCGTATTTACATCTCCTATTGTCTCACTCTGTTCTGGAACTATAGATTTAATTTATTCTCCTAGAAATCCCTAGAGTTCTGTAGCTGGAGGAATTCCCCTGCTGATCCTGAGGTTCTTTACGATCTTCTTGTGTTTGTATAAATTTTCTCAAACTTTTAAAGAATTTCTTCTCTTGATGTAATCAAATCTCATTTTATTCATTAGATTAGggttaaaaaagaataaaaattcaaaaatatttaataatattttaaataaataaattaaatggaaTAGAATCATAatgcattgtttatattttagaaaCTATGTTTATGCTTTTGAAACTAAATATGTCACTGGGGGATCATTGTTGTTATCAAGTCATGCTGTGATGATTTATGGAAGAAAAATTACTTTGAGTAATTTTTCATAAACCCTGTAAACTAATGAAAAGACTAGAGTCCATACACATTTATAAAGGCAGATACATACAATATAAATGAAGCTCCCAAGAAAGACCTAGAAGACTATATTCTACATGATGCCATCTGAAGAAATACAGGAAGAGACCTTGAACTAAGGGCCACCATGAAAGGGTGTTTTCCCTTATTTGGGATGTggttttaaaatgagaataatcccatgctttttttggtaatagtccagctggccttggtgagctcccagtagatcagctccactgtctcagtgggtgggtgcacccctcgtggtcccgacttctttgctcatgttctccctccttctgctcctcattgggaccttgggagctcagtccattgctccagtgtgggtctctgtctctatctccatccatcgccagatgaaagttctaggatgatatgcaagatattcgtcagtattgcgctaaactgaactctctgatcatgactaacaatgagggctgatgagacgccaaggacaatggcacgcagttttgatcctatgcaatctgctagcttggtgggagcctagccagtttggatgttcaccttcctagatatggacggaggggggaggacctaggacttaccacagggcagggaaccctgactgctctttggactggagagggagggggagaggagtgggaggaaggggagaggggtgggaggagggggagaagagtgggaggagggggagaagagtgggaggagggggagggaaaggggaggctgggaggaggtggaaatttgttttttttctttattcttcttttatcaataaaaaaaagcacatgggaaaaaaaacattaaaaaaaatagaataaaatgagaataatagaACACCAATGAAGCCAAGTCTTCTAAACACAGCAGCACTGATACAtacatgaactcacaaagactgtggCAGCCTCGCAGGACCCACAAATGTCTGTGAAAGATGGGGCCTCAGCCTTGAGAGGGGAAACTGACACAAGCACTCAtttctaacccagaagctatctccaactgataaccactcacaaacaaaaaattagttgTCTCTGAGTCTCACTGTATCTCAAGTACAGCAGGAAGTGGCAAACACGAAATGAATTGTTTGGCATTTTGGAGGTTCTTTATCTCTCAAAGATatgctgggtctttttttttgcttgcttgtttattttattttttaaaaacataagtcTTTTGCATAGATAGTATTGATTTTTATGGGATTCTTATGGTTTTATAGGAAttctgtgtgagtgagtgagtgtgtctctgtgtctatttgtgctttttctttggctcttttcttctgcttgttttttgtttctcttatttttattatattattattatcattgtgttatgcctgtttgttttctaaagaggaaggggaaagatgtGTATTTGGGTgtgtggggaagtggggaggttCTGAGAGTAGTTGGCAGAAGAAAAATCTCAAtctgaatatattgtatgaaaaaaactattttcataaaattaaaaaagaataaaatcataatgcattgtttatattttagaatatgcTTTTGAAACTAAAAAATGTTACTGAACGATCATCATTGTTATCAAGTCATGCTCTGATGATTTATGTAAGATTATGAGTTTTCAGTGTATCATTGACCAGTATTAAAACCagaattttatttactataataTATTAGACACATCCTAGTGGTGTTTTGAAGCTTTTGAAAGCAAGTGTGTAGGACATAGAGAGCAGTGTCTTTAGAGGAGTCTGTGGGAGGAGACTGATGTTCTTGCCCTGCATTGTTGCTGTGTGCACAATCTATTGTGGAACTCTTATGACTTTAAAGGCAGTATTATAAATTAATGTACTCTTTTTGAAACTAAGATGCATGGACAATTGTATCATGAgctattgttttcttatttttataatcctAGTTtaagctattttcattatttctttttacatGACCTTAGGATTAATTTTTCAGTATTTATGCAGTTTTGTTTCGTTAAACAGGTATTCATTGAAtgtttaaatcttgaaagaaacTTGTAGATGTATAGTTATATAAGGCATTGCTCTTTCCTGGGAAAATTTTCTATTCTTTAGAGCAATGGAGTGAGAAACAGAGTTCCAATGTCAGTAGTTTAGTGTGGTGAAGTATAtacaaaaagtcaagagaccacAGAGTGGAAGACAGCAGAACACACCTGTGTATCACATTACTTGAGAGACTTTCAAAAATACAGACAAAACCTTTaacatttttcaagaaaataaaatgttcagtATGTGAGAGTTTTAATTTCCAGAGACAAAAGAAATGAGTTAGCTTAAACAATCCTGAAAACTAAATGACAAATTCTCAAGTAGATCACAGAATTTGTCAACCACAGGAaactacaaaggaaaacagaataagaGAGTAGGAAGGGATATGACATTGA
The Microtus pennsylvanicus isolate mMicPen1 chromosome 2, mMicPen1.hap1, whole genome shotgun sequence DNA segment above includes these coding regions:
- the LOC142844912 gene encoding olfactory receptor 4F3/4F16/4F29-like; the protein is MEGRNHSMVSEFLFVGLTNSWKLQVLLFVFASVFYMASMMGNSLIIFTVVSDPHLHSPMYFLLANLSFIDLGVSCVTCPKMIYDLFKKRKVISFRGCITQIFFIHVIGGVEVVLLIGMAYDRYVAICKPLHYLTIMNAKMCIFILVSAWVVGLMHSLVQFVYVVTLPFCGPNILDSFYCDLPRFIRLACIDTNQLELMVSANSGFISVGSFFILAISYIVIIVTVQKHSSSGFSKAMSTLSAHISVVVLFFGPLIFVYTWPSPSTHLDKYLAIFDAVGTPFLNPVIYTLRNQEMKTAMKRICRQLLKYGKIS